A single genomic interval of Nostoc commune NIES-4072 harbors:
- a CDS encoding 3-dehydroquinate synthase yields MVVDIKQKSKFNLQPIHQRVSVTFNYGVYFTKNLFELKNPTLAQVITADGETKPKKVVAIVDAGILQHQPELVKQLVAYTNFYAEIVAIAAEPMIISGGEAAKNDRTLVDQIQQQIEAAGLCRHCYVLAIGGGAVLDLVGYAAATAHRGIRLIRVPTTVLAQNDSGVGVKNGINAFGKKNFLGTFAPPYAVINDSAFLTSLDDRDWRSGIAEAVKVALIKDASFFDFIHSHSAALARRDMDTMQQVIYRCAQLHLEHIANSGDPFEMGSSRPLDFGHWAAHKLEHLTNYRLRHGEAVAIGIALDSTYSYLVGLLDCSQWQRILSTLSALGFTLYVPELVEKLSQLEHPHCLFRGLTEFREHLGGELTLMLLQRIGKGVEVHEVDLFLYRQAISLLQGF; encoded by the coding sequence ATGGTAGTTGACATTAAGCAAAAAAGTAAATTCAATCTGCAACCAATTCATCAACGTGTTTCGGTTACTTTTAACTACGGAGTTTACTTTACAAAAAATTTATTTGAGTTGAAAAACCCCACCTTAGCCCAAGTAATTACAGCAGATGGGGAGACAAAGCCGAAAAAAGTTGTAGCGATAGTAGACGCAGGAATATTACAACATCAACCGGAATTGGTTAAGCAATTAGTAGCGTATACCAATTTTTATGCAGAGATAGTAGCGATCGCAGCCGAACCAATGATAATTTCGGGAGGAGAAGCTGCTAAAAACGATCGCACTTTAGTAGATCAAATCCAGCAACAGATTGAAGCAGCCGGATTATGTCGCCATTGTTACGTGTTAGCCATTGGGGGCGGGGCTGTGTTGGATTTGGTAGGATATGCAGCCGCAACTGCTCACCGGGGTATTCGTCTGATTCGAGTTCCGACAACGGTGTTAGCACAAAATGATTCCGGGGTTGGCGTAAAAAACGGCATCAACGCCTTTGGTAAAAAAAACTTTCTCGGCACATTTGCGCCACCTTATGCAGTTATAAATGATTCTGCCTTTTTGACAAGCTTAGACGATCGCGATTGGCGTTCTGGAATCGCAGAAGCAGTCAAAGTGGCGCTGATTAAGGATGCTAGCTTTTTTGATTTTATCCACTCTCACAGCGCAGCCCTTGCACGGCGAGACATGGATACGATGCAACAAGTTATTTATCGTTGCGCCCAGTTGCACCTAGAACATATTGCCAATAGCGGCGATCCTTTTGAAATGGGTTCGTCTCGTCCCCTGGATTTTGGACATTGGGCGGCTCATAAACTGGAGCATTTGACAAATTATCGCTTGCGTCATGGCGAAGCAGTTGCGATCGGTATTGCTTTGGATAGCACTTATTCCTATTTGGTAGGATTGCTGGATTGCTCACAATGGCAAAGAATATTAAGTACTTTGTCGGCGTTGGGTTTTACGTTGTATGTCCCAGAACTGGTTGAGAAGTTATCACAACTAGAACATCCTCATTGTTTGTTCCGGGGTTTAACTGAGTTCCGGGAACATTTGGGGGGAGAGTTGACTTTGATGCTGTTACAACGAATTGGAAAAGGGGTTGAGGTTCATGAGGTGGATTTGTTTTTGTATAGGCAGGCAATATCGCTGTTGCAGGGGTTTTAG
- a CDS encoding anthranilate synthase, which produces MIFDSRSYKTLGGVLVSRSITEVKMDTALEDILFRLNSQRGGLLRSSYEYPGRYKRWAIGFVNPPLELTTQDNAFTLIALNERGRVLLPLLLEGLSNSIQLEKVTLDNNNLVGFVKPTKKLFTEEERSKQPSAFTVVREILYTFSSQEDEHLGLYGAFGYDLVFQFEPITQRLERPTDQRDLVLYLPDDLIIVDYYQQRAFRLQYEFETAHGKTNDLPRTGESIDYRGKHLLPNQTADHKVGEYAKKVEGALDYFRRGDLFEVVPSQNFFEGYEDEPSKLFNTLKEINPSPYGFIFNLGGEYLIGASPEMFVRVEGRRVETCPISGTISRGQDALDDAVQIRQLLNSHKDEAELTMCTDVDRNDKSRICKPGSVQVIGRRQIELYSHLIHTVDHVEGTLRSQFDALDAFLSHTWAVTVTGAPKRAAIDFIEQHERSARRWYGGAVGYLNFNGNLNTGLILRTIRLKDCIAEVRVGATVLYDSIPQAEEQETITKAAALFETIRRVKETSKKIGESSSIKSTKILPSGADGKRILLIDYEDSFVHTLANYIRQTGANVTTLRHGFSESLFDTERPDLVVLSPGPGRPSDFRVPQTVDALLHRKIPIFGVCLGLQGIVEAFDGELGVLNYPQHGKSSRIFVTDSNSVTFKNLPQSFPVGRYHSLFALPQRLPKELKVTAISDDDVIMGIEHQTLPIAAVQFHPESIMTLAGEVGLEIIKNVVRAYTTKESLVIGH; this is translated from the coding sequence ATGATCTTTGATTCCCGTTCCTACAAAACCCTTGGCGGTGTACTTGTTTCTCGCTCCATCACAGAAGTGAAGATGGACACTGCTCTCGAAGACATTCTATTCCGCTTAAATTCTCAGCGTGGAGGTTTGTTAAGGAGCAGCTACGAATATCCTGGCAGATACAAAAGATGGGCGATCGGATTTGTCAATCCACCATTGGAATTGACTACACAAGACAATGCTTTTACTTTGATAGCGTTGAATGAACGCGGTCGGGTGCTTTTACCATTACTTTTAGAGGGCTTATCTAACTCAATCCAACTTGAGAAAGTTACTCTAGATAATAACAATCTTGTAGGCTTTGTTAAACCGACAAAAAAACTATTTACTGAAGAAGAACGCAGTAAGCAACCTTCAGCATTTACAGTTGTCCGCGAAATTCTATACACTTTTTCGAGTCAAGAAGACGAGCATTTAGGATTGTATGGTGCATTTGGTTATGACTTAGTTTTTCAGTTTGAACCAATTACCCAGCGTCTAGAACGTCCTACAGATCAACGGGATTTAGTGCTTTATCTGCCTGATGACTTGATAATTGTTGACTACTATCAGCAACGCGCATTTCGTTTACAATATGAATTTGAAACAGCGCATGGCAAGACTAATGATCTTCCTCGAACAGGTGAGTCTATAGACTATCGCGGAAAACATCTTCTCCCTAATCAAACTGCTGATCATAAAGTAGGCGAGTATGCCAAAAAAGTTGAGGGTGCGCTCGATTATTTCCGCCGAGGCGATTTATTTGAAGTAGTTCCTAGTCAAAACTTTTTTGAAGGCTATGAAGATGAACCCAGCAAACTATTTAACACCTTAAAAGAAATAAATCCTAGTCCTTATGGGTTTATTTTTAATCTGGGTGGAGAATATCTGATTGGCGCGTCTCCAGAAATGTTTGTGCGGGTTGAAGGTAGGCGGGTTGAAACCTGTCCCATTAGTGGCACTATTAGCCGGGGACAAGATGCTCTTGACGATGCGGTGCAAATTCGTCAGTTACTCAACTCCCACAAAGATGAAGCTGAGTTGACCATGTGTACTGATGTCGATCGCAATGACAAATCCCGAATCTGCAAACCAGGTTCAGTACAAGTCATTGGTCGTCGTCAAATAGAATTATACAGCCACCTGATACATACAGTAGATCATGTAGAGGGGACACTGCGATCGCAATTTGATGCCTTAGATGCTTTTCTTTCGCATACATGGGCAGTTACAGTCACAGGCGCACCCAAAAGAGCCGCAATAGATTTTATTGAACAGCATGAACGTAGCGCCCGACGTTGGTATGGTGGCGCAGTTGGTTATTTAAATTTCAATGGGAATTTAAACACCGGATTAATTCTGCGGACAATTCGATTAAAAGACTGCATCGCCGAAGTGCGAGTTGGTGCTACAGTCCTTTATGACTCCATACCGCAAGCAGAAGAACAAGAAACAATTACCAAAGCTGCTGCTTTATTTGAAACAATTCGCCGTGTAAAGGAAACCAGTAAAAAAATTGGTGAATCCAGTTCTATAAAATCAACTAAAATCCTTCCAAGTGGGGCAGATGGCAAACGCATCTTACTAATAGACTATGAAGACTCATTTGTTCATACCCTAGCCAATTACATTCGCCAAACTGGTGCAAATGTTACTACACTGCGTCATGGTTTCTCAGAATCTCTATTTGATACAGAACGCCCTGACTTAGTTGTATTATCTCCTGGCCCTGGTAGACCAAGTGATTTTCGGGTTCCCCAGACCGTCGATGCGCTTCTTCATCGCAAAATTCCTATTTTCGGAGTTTGTCTGGGATTGCAAGGCATTGTTGAAGCATTTGATGGAGAATTGGGAGTCCTCAACTATCCCCAACATGGTAAATCCTCAAGGATTTTTGTCACCGATTCTAATTCCGTAACTTTCAAAAATTTACCACAATCTTTTCCAGTCGGTAGATATCATTCATTATTTGCCCTACCGCAACGTTTGCCAAAAGAACTCAAGGTAACAGCGATTTCTGATGACGACGTAATTATGGGCATTGAACATCAGACACTCCCCATCGCCGCCGTTCAGTTTCATCCAGAGTCAATCATGACTCTAGCCGGAGAAGTCGGTTTGGAAATCATTAAAAATGTGGTGCGTGCATATACAACGAAAGAGTCATTAGTCATTGGTCATTAG
- the trpC gene encoding indole-3-glycerol phosphate synthase TrpC — MTNQVAPPRHILEEIVLHKSQEVAQMQQELPLTSLRQQLNSAPTVRNFLAALQENPNQPSLIAEVKKASPSRGIIRADFDPVAVAQAYERGGAACLSVLTDQKFFQGSFDNLRRVRKQVALPLLCKEFIINPYQIYLARTAGADAVLLIAAILSDQELQAFLQLIHDLGMNALVEVHTLAELDRVLNLDDLHLVGINNRNLEDFTLDIGTTQQLLTQRQQQLQSLDITVVSESGLYTPADLSLVAEAGARAVLIGESLVKQSDVEQAVRSLLRLDAP; from the coding sequence ATGACTAACCAAGTTGCCCCTCCCCGCCATATTCTTGAAGAAATTGTGTTGCATAAAAGCCAAGAAGTTGCACAAATGCAGCAAGAATTGCCTTTAACCTCCTTGCGACAACAGTTAAATTCAGCCCCGACTGTGCGAAATTTCTTGGCTGCTTTGCAAGAAAATCCTAATCAACCTAGCTTAATTGCCGAGGTAAAAAAGGCATCACCTAGCCGTGGGATTATCCGCGCAGATTTTGACCCTGTAGCTGTTGCTCAAGCTTATGAACGAGGTGGCGCAGCTTGTTTATCAGTTTTAACTGACCAAAAGTTTTTTCAAGGTAGTTTTGATAATCTGCGAAGGGTGCGTAAGCAAGTAGCATTACCCCTACTGTGCAAGGAGTTTATTATTAACCCTTATCAAATATATTTAGCACGAACAGCAGGTGCAGATGCAGTCTTGTTAATTGCTGCCATTTTATCAGATCAAGAACTTCAGGCTTTTTTGCAACTAATTCATGATTTAGGCATGAATGCGCTGGTAGAAGTTCATACCCTGGCTGAACTGGATCGAGTGTTAAACCTTGACGATTTACATTTAGTAGGAATCAACAATCGCAATTTAGAAGATTTTACCCTTGATATAGGCACAACACAGCAACTTTTAACACAGCGCCAACAACAGTTACAAAGTTTGGATATCACCGTCGTCAGCGAGTCTGGACTGTATACACCTGCTGATTTATCTCTTGTCGCTGAAGCTGGTGCGCGTGCGGTTTTGATTGGAGAATCTTTAGTTAAACAAAGCGATGTCGAACAAGCTGTGCGTAGTTTGCTAAGGCTAGATGCTCCCTAA
- the trpA gene encoding tryptophan synthase subunit alpha, protein MTSISASFQTLRDRQQCALIPFITAGDPNLETTAEAIRILDRNGADFIELGVPYSDPLADGPVIQAAATRALQNGTKLEQVLEMLHIVIPSLKAPIILFTYYNPILHRGIKSFLAQIATAGVQGLVVPDLPLEEAEELIQTAASFGIEVILLVAPTSSRDRIEAIAHQSQGFIYLVSVTGVTGIRAQIQDRVKYLLTDLRSVTDKPIGVGFGISGPEQAHQVKEWGADAVIVGSAFVKRLAEGSPNEGLQAVEELCQELKAAITPVSLQQVVSAK, encoded by the coding sequence ATGACTTCTATCTCAGCTTCCTTTCAAACTTTACGCGATCGCCAACAGTGTGCTTTAATCCCCTTTATCACAGCAGGCGATCCTAACTTAGAAACCACTGCCGAGGCAATACGTATCTTAGATCGCAATGGTGCAGACTTCATCGAGTTGGGTGTTCCCTACTCCGATCCTCTCGCAGATGGGCCTGTGATTCAAGCAGCAGCAACTCGCGCTTTGCAAAATGGCACAAAATTAGAACAAGTGCTAGAGATGTTGCACATAGTCATTCCTAGCCTAAAAGCGCCGATAATTCTATTTACTTATTACAATCCCATTTTGCACCGGGGTATTAAGTCGTTTTTGGCGCAAATTGCCACTGCTGGGGTGCAAGGGTTGGTAGTACCAGACTTACCCTTAGAAGAAGCCGAAGAATTAATCCAAACTGCTGCATCATTTGGAATTGAGGTAATTTTACTCGTAGCTCCTACCAGTTCTAGAGATAGAATTGAAGCGATCGCTCATCAATCTCAGGGTTTTATCTACCTAGTGAGTGTTACAGGCGTTACAGGTATCCGCGCTCAAATCCAAGACCGCGTAAAGTATTTATTAACAGATTTGCGAAGCGTCACCGATAAACCCATCGGCGTTGGTTTTGGCATCTCAGGGCCAGAACAAGCACATCAAGTAAAAGAATGGGGTGCAGATGCAGTAATTGTTGGTAGTGCCTTTGTGAAACGTTTAGCTGAAGGTAGCCCAAATGAAGGATTGCAAGCTGTAGAAGAATTGTGTCAGGAACTCAAAGCAGCAATTACTCCAGTATCCCTGCAACAAGTTGTTTCTGCAAAATAA
- a CDS encoding tyrosinase family protein, translating into MKLLLKSVKILIYSVLLVSACAITVFAHDRIGHGQYQYHWNHNVGQYARLAVRKNVTDLTSAEKTAFVKAIKTLKTTIPAGSKLSIYDQFVAIHIGATRLIHNHKGHSNGSAQELAHENAAFFPWHREYIRRFEQALQAVDPNVTLPYWDWTDPKSLDVVFNDDFLGSNGQGVTIKIPNQGTFTGGPVPGAFSAANGWIMNPVLNIDLDTNTSLGTSLVRFLRIPPATDYPVPKKDVERALSLNNYSLFRPALEGFISVDEQGKVTPGGFINNYIHGLVGGVQIDASTRPVKFKGLGTMSNIPSSPYDPVFWLHHANVDRLWAQWQENSHKGSDFYPANGQPYGHNLKDLMWPWDGGMSTPKATALGDLVSLLPNFNSDDLVRPIDVLNHRELGYTYETREQETRKEFYLWDKF; encoded by the coding sequence ATGAAACTCCTGCTGAAATCTGTCAAAATATTAATTTATAGCGTACTTCTAGTTAGCGCCTGTGCTATTACAGTCTTCGCGCACGATCGCATTGGCCACGGACAATACCAATACCATTGGAATCACAATGTTGGACAATACGCTCGCCTAGCTGTAAGAAAAAACGTAACTGACCTGACATCAGCAGAGAAAACAGCCTTCGTCAAGGCTATCAAAACCTTAAAAACTACAATTCCCGCAGGTAGCAAGCTCAGTATTTACGACCAATTTGTTGCCATACATATAGGCGCAACACGCTTGATTCATAACCATAAAGGACATTCCAATGGTTCCGCTCAAGAACTTGCTCATGAAAATGCCGCATTTTTCCCTTGGCATCGAGAATATATTCGCAGATTTGAACAAGCACTGCAAGCAGTAGACCCAAATGTTACTCTCCCATACTGGGATTGGACTGACCCCAAATCACTTGATGTGGTTTTTAACGATGACTTTCTTGGTTCTAACGGTCAAGGAGTAACCATCAAAATTCCAAATCAAGGAACTTTTACAGGCGGGCCAGTGCCTGGAGCTTTTTCTGCTGCAAATGGCTGGATTATGAATCCAGTATTAAACATTGACCTAGATACCAACACATCATTAGGCACATCACTTGTCCGCTTTCTACGGATACCTCCTGCCACCGATTACCCTGTGCCCAAAAAAGATGTTGAGCGTGCGCTGAGTCTTAATAACTATTCTCTATTTCGCCCCGCTTTAGAAGGATTTATCTCTGTAGATGAGCAGGGTAAAGTTACCCCAGGAGGATTCATTAACAACTACATTCATGGTTTAGTTGGTGGGGTGCAGATAGATGCAAGCACAAGACCCGTAAAGTTTAAGGGCTTGGGTACTATGAGCAATATACCAAGTTCGCCTTATGACCCAGTGTTTTGGTTGCATCATGCAAATGTAGATCGCCTCTGGGCCCAATGGCAAGAAAACAGTCATAAAGGTAGCGATTTTTATCCTGCCAATGGTCAGCCTTACGGACACAACCTTAAAGACCTAATGTGGCCTTGGGACGGCGGTATGTCTACCCCCAAAGCTACGGCGTTAGGAGATTTAGTATCCCTATTACCAAATTTTAACTCCGACGATTTGGTGCGCCCTATAGACGTTTTGAATCACAGGGAATTGGGTTATACCTACGAAACCCGTGAACAGGAAACGCGAAAAGAATTTTATCTGTGGGATAAGTTCTAA
- the trpB gene encoding tryptophan synthase subunit beta, translating into MVSIQDINAIISTTPVLPDFLGRFGKFGGKYVPETLMPALTELEAAFNQYCNEPSFQAELQNLLRDYVGRPSPLYFAERLTTNYARPDGTGPQIYLKREDLNHTGAHKINNALAQVLLAKRMGKQRVIAETGAGQHGVATATVCARFGLKCVIYMGVHDMERQALNVFRMKLMGAEVRPVEAGTGTLKDATSEAIRDWVTNVETTHYILGSVAGPHPYPMIVRDFHAIIGVETRIQAQEKWGGLPDILLACVGGGSNAIGLFHEFMHEPSVRLIGVEAAGEGVDTEKHAATLTKGKIGVLHGAMSYLLQDDDGQVIEAHSISAGLDYPGVGPEHSYLKDLGRAEYYSVTDKQALDAFQKLSQLEGIIPALETAHAIAYLETLCPQLEGNPRIVINCSGRGDKDVQTVAKVLIP; encoded by the coding sequence GTGGTAAGCATCCAAGACATCAACGCTATAATTTCAACTACGCCTGTGCTACCTGATTTTTTAGGCAGGTTTGGAAAATTCGGCGGTAAGTATGTCCCCGAAACCTTAATGCCTGCATTAACTGAGTTAGAAGCGGCATTTAATCAATATTGCAATGAGCCGAGTTTCCAAGCAGAACTGCAAAACCTACTGCGCGATTATGTAGGACGACCCAGCCCATTATATTTTGCTGAACGTTTGACAACAAACTACGCTAGACCAGATGGCACGGGGCCGCAAATCTATTTAAAGCGCGAAGATTTAAATCATACAGGCGCTCACAAAATTAATAATGCTTTGGCTCAGGTGTTACTAGCTAAACGCATGGGTAAGCAACGAGTGATTGCAGAGACAGGTGCAGGACAACACGGCGTAGCAACTGCAACTGTATGTGCTAGGTTTGGTTTGAAATGTGTAATTTACATGGGCGTCCACGATATGGAACGCCAAGCCCTGAACGTGTTCCGCATGAAATTAATGGGCGCAGAAGTTCGTCCAGTGGAAGCAGGTACAGGAACTCTCAAGGATGCAACTTCTGAAGCAATTCGGGATTGGGTGACGAATGTAGAAACAACCCATTACATCCTGGGTTCTGTTGCTGGGCCTCATCCCTACCCAATGATTGTCCGTGACTTCCACGCGATAATTGGTGTAGAAACCCGCATTCAAGCTCAGGAGAAATGGGGAGGATTACCAGATATTCTACTGGCTTGCGTGGGTGGAGGTTCCAATGCGATCGGCTTGTTTCATGAGTTTATGCATGAACCTTCGGTGCGCCTAATCGGAGTGGAAGCGGCGGGTGAAGGTGTAGATACAGAAAAACACGCTGCTACCTTGACAAAAGGAAAAATAGGTGTATTGCACGGTGCAATGAGCTATTTACTGCAAGATGATGATGGTCAAGTCATCGAAGCTCATTCAATTAGCGCCGGATTAGACTATCCCGGCGTTGGGCCTGAGCATAGTTATTTAAAGGATCTTGGTCGCGCCGAATATTACAGTGTTACCGATAAACAGGCGTTAGATGCATTCCAAAAGCTTTCGCAACTCGAAGGGATTATTCCAGCCTTAGAAACTGCTCATGCGATCGCATATTTAGAAACCCTTTGTCCTCAGTTAGAAGGCAACCCCCGCATCGTCATCAACTGTTCCGGCAGAGGTGACAAGGATGTGCAAACCGTCGCCAAAGTCCTAATTCCTTAA
- the trpD gene encoding anthranilate phosphoribosyltransferase: MIAVTKTPLDNIPVTSELYNWPGLLQQLFARQSLTVSQAADLMQGWLTDAIPDVLSGAILAAIQAKGVSAQELVGMASVLQSQSLGTGDWGLGTGQEFSQSPVPSTQSPVPLIDTCGTGGDGASTFNISTAVAFVAAAAGVKVAKHGNRSASSKTGSADVLEALGINLNATPEKVQAAVDEVGITFLFAPGWHPALKAIATLRKTLKVRTVFNLLGPLVNPMRPTGQIIGVNDPLLLEEIVQALSQLGCQQAIAVHGRERLDEAGLADVTDLAVLQDKKVRSLTLNPQELGLSFAPTAALCGGDVQENAEILKAVLQGKGTQAQQDVVALNTALALQVGEAIHGETDVLAGCVKGIALAKEILQSGVAWTKLEQLAEFLR; the protein is encoded by the coding sequence ATGATCGCTGTAACTAAAACCCCACTTGACAACATCCCCGTCACTTCTGAGTTGTACAACTGGCCAGGATTATTACAACAGTTGTTTGCTCGGCAATCGTTGACAGTTTCCCAAGCTGCGGATCTCATGCAAGGTTGGCTCACAGATGCCATTCCCGATGTCCTCTCAGGAGCGATTTTAGCCGCAATCCAAGCTAAAGGCGTATCCGCCCAAGAATTAGTCGGGATGGCTAGCGTCTTACAATCCCAAAGTCTAGGGACTGGGGACTGGGGATTAGGGACTGGGCAAGAATTTTCCCAATCCCCAGTACCCAGTACCCAGTCCCCAGTCCCCCTAATTGACACCTGCGGAACTGGTGGAGATGGCGCTTCAACCTTTAATATTTCCACTGCTGTAGCCTTTGTTGCCGCCGCCGCCGGAGTAAAAGTTGCCAAACATGGCAATCGTTCTGCATCTAGCAAGACTGGTTCGGCTGATGTGTTGGAAGCTTTGGGTATAAATCTCAACGCCACTCCAGAAAAAGTGCAAGCCGCAGTGGATGAGGTTGGGATTACCTTTTTGTTTGCTCCAGGTTGGCATCCTGCACTTAAAGCGATCGCTACTTTGCGAAAAACTTTGAAAGTACGGACTGTTTTTAACTTACTCGGCCCGCTAGTAAATCCCATGCGACCAACAGGGCAAATTATTGGTGTGAACGATCCGCTTTTACTAGAGGAGATTGTTCAAGCTTTATCCCAACTGGGATGTCAGCAAGCGATCGCAGTCCACGGACGAGAACGTTTAGATGAAGCTGGTTTAGCAGATGTCACTGATTTAGCTGTACTTCAAGATAAAAAAGTCCGTTCTCTAACGCTTAATCCTCAAGAACTTGGTTTGAGTTTTGCACCGACTGCGGCGTTATGCGGTGGAGATGTTCAAGAAAATGCCGAAATCTTGAAGGCAGTTCTCCAAGGTAAAGGCACTCAAGCGCAGCAGGATGTAGTCGCTTTAAATACAGCCCTTGCACTGCAAGTTGGTGAAGCCATTCACGGGGAAACTGATGTTTTAGCAGGTTGTGTTAAAGGTATTGCCCTTGCTAAGGAAATTCTGCAAAGCGGCGTAGCTTGGACAAAACTAGAGCAACTTGCTGAATTTTTGCGCTAG
- the aroF gene encoding 3-deoxy-7-phosphoheptulonate synthase: MIIILKSGTPVEEITRISQEVSETWGVTVEKSVGTHKVVLGLIGDTTSIDKLQVQEFSPWIEQVLRVQQPFKRVSREFRHGEASEVVVPTPNGDVYFGELHPIVVVAGPCSVENEAMIVETAKRVKAAGAQFLRGGAYKPRTSPYAFQGYGESALDLLAAAREATGLGIVTELMDAADLSAVARVADIIQIGARNMHNFSLLKKVGAQDKPVLLKRGMSATIDEWLMAAEYILASGNPNVILCERGIRTFDGKYARNTLDLSVLPVLRSLTHLPIMIDPSHGTGRSEYVPSMAMAAIAAGTDALMIEVHPNPAKALSDGPQSLTPDKFDRLVQDMSVLGKVVDRWSTPAFGRVGESRILFTPELSK; the protein is encoded by the coding sequence ATGATTATCATACTTAAAAGCGGTACACCTGTTGAAGAAATTACTCGCATCAGCCAAGAAGTGAGTGAGACTTGGGGAGTCACGGTAGAAAAAAGCGTTGGCACTCATAAAGTTGTGCTGGGGCTAATTGGTGATACCACTAGCATCGATAAATTGCAGGTTCAGGAATTCAGCCCTTGGATTGAGCAAGTATTACGGGTGCAACAACCTTTCAAGCGGGTAAGCCGAGAATTCCGACATGGAGAAGCCAGCGAGGTTGTTGTACCTACACCTAACGGTGATGTCTATTTCGGCGAACTTCACCCAATCGTAGTAGTAGCCGGGCCTTGTTCCGTTGAAAATGAAGCGATGATTGTCGAAACGGCAAAGCGCGTGAAGGCAGCAGGAGCGCAGTTTCTGCGTGGCGGAGCTTACAAACCCCGCACTTCACCTTATGCCTTTCAAGGTTATGGTGAAAGTGCTTTAGATTTATTAGCAGCAGCGCGGGAAGCTACTGGTTTGGGTATCGTTACAGAACTTATGGATGCTGCCGATTTATCAGCAGTGGCGAGAGTAGCTGACATAATTCAAATTGGGGCGCGAAATATGCACAACTTCTCGTTGCTCAAAAAGGTAGGCGCTCAAGATAAACCTGTGCTACTGAAGCGGGGAATGTCTGCCACAATTGACGAGTGGCTGATGGCGGCAGAATATATTTTGGCATCTGGAAATCCTAATGTGATTCTTTGTGAACGGGGAATCAGAACCTTTGATGGCAAATATGCCCGGAATACTTTAGATTTATCGGTGCTTCCGGTATTGCGATCGCTTACCCATTTACCGATTATGATCGATCCTAGTCATGGTACTGGTAGGTCTGAATATGTTCCATCAATGGCAATGGCTGCGATCGCAGCTGGTACAGATGCCTTAATGATTGAAGTTCATCCCAATCCCGCAAAAGCTTTATCCGATGGCCCCCAATCTCTCACCCCTGATAAATTTGACCGCTTAGTTCAAGACATGTCAGTTCTGGGCAAAGTAGTCGATCGCTGGTCTACACCTGCATTTGGTAGGGTTGGTGAAAGCCGCATTCTCTTCACACCAGAACTCTCAAAGTAA
- a CDS encoding heavy-metal-associated domain-containing protein, with translation MAIKLKVPDIKGDECAKKITKSIQTMESDAKVDVDVNAKTVAVDTAASEETIKQIVQSAGYTIEGY, from the coding sequence ATGGCAATTAAATTGAAAGTTCCAGATATTAAAGGTGATGAATGCGCCAAGAAAATAACTAAATCTATTCAAACTATGGAATCTGATGCCAAAGTAGATGTGGACGTTAATGCAAAAACCGTAGCTGTAGACACTGCGGCTTCTGAAGAGACAATTAAACAGATAGTTCAATCTGCTGGTTATACTATCGAGGGCTATTAA